The stretch of DNA CAAAAGAATGTAGTGCCATAATACAAAAGAAGCTTCCCCAAAAGATGAAAGACCCTGGGAGCTTTCAAATCCTCTACATCATAGGAGAAATTAGCATTAAAAAAGCACTATTGATCTGAGGGCCAACATCAACCTTATATCCTTAGTCATGATGAAGAGAATGAGAATTGAAGAGGCCAAACTAACAAGGATGGCACTCCAATTAGCTCATAGAACATTCAAGTTTCCCTATGTAGTGATGGAAGACTTGTTGGTTAAGGTGGGGGAGTTCATCTTCCCAGCTAACTTTGTAGTGCTTGATATGGAGGAAAAGGCCAATGCATCAATCATattaggaagaccattcctagctacAGTTGGGGCCATAATTGATGTGCAAAAGGGAGAGTTGGTCCTAAGGCTGCATGAAAAAAAGATGGTGTTCAATGTTTTCACTGCAATGAGCTACCCCAAAGAATCCATTGGAGAATATATGATGGTGGACACAATGGTAAAGTTAGTTCAGGGAGTTCTAGAAGAAGAACAATTTAAAGAAGCAATGGAGCAAGATCCTCAAACATCATGTGGTGAACTACCACAACAATTCATAGAAGGCTCAATCATGCTAAACAAGGCAAACATGGAGAAAGTGGAAGCACCAAAGTTGGAGTTGAAGACCCTGCCCCCAAGCTTGAAGTATGCTTACTTGGGGAGCAATGACACATATCcagtaattataaatttaagctTGGGTGAAGAACAACAAGAGAAGCTCATTAATATGTTGAGGCAACACAAGGATGCCATAGGATGGACACTTTCAGATTTAAAGGGGATTAGTCCTTCAatgtgcatgcataaaatcctTTTTGAGGAGGATGCCAAACTCTCAATACAATCCCAAAGAAGATTAAACCCAAcaatgaaggaagtggtgcaaaaGGAAGTGCTGAAGTTATGACAAGCAGGGGTGATTTACCCCATCTCAAATAGCCCTTAGGTGAGTCCGGTCCAAGTGGTCTCCAAGAAGAGAGGAATCAAAGTTGTGCCAAATGAAAGAAATGAATTGAtaccaacaaaaataatgacTGGATGGAACATGTTTATAGACTACAGAAAGCTCAATGAATCCacaaggaaggatcattttcctctACCATTCATGGACCAAATATTGGAGAAGCTTGTTGGACATGAGTACTATTGTTTCTTGGATGGatactcaggctacaaccagattGTAGTGGATCCTAAAGACAAAGAGAAAAATTCTTTCACTTGCCCTTATGGTGTTTTTGCATATAGACGTATGCCCTTTggtttgtgcaatgcacctaccacattccaaaggtgcatgctgtCCATTTTTTCTGATATGATTGAGAGGTTTATTGAGGTTTTCATGGATAATTTTTCAGTGTTTGGTGACTCCTTTCCTAATTGCTTACACCATCTTGCCTTAGTGCtcaagagatgccaagagactaacctagttttgaACTGGGAAAAGTGCCATTTTATGGTAACCGAATGGGTAGTCCTTGGTCACAAAATCTCTAAGAAAGGCATAGAGGTGGACAGAGCCAAGGTAGAAGTGACtgaaaaattacctccaccttgcaatgtcaaagcaatTAGGAGTTTTTAGAGCATACTGGGTTTTATAGAAGGTTCATTAGatacttttcaaaaattgccaaacctttgagtaacttGCTTGTCTCTAATGTACTATTTATTTTTGATAGAGAATGCATGCAAGCTTTTGATGAGCTTAAAAGTAAGCTCTCCTCTACATATTATAGCACCACCTAGTTGGGATTTAccttttgaattgatgtgtaATGCATCATATTTTGCTATTGGTGCTATTTTAGGACAAAGGAGAGACAAGCTGgtacatgtcatttattatgctagcaaGGTTCTTAATGAAGCCCAAAGAAACTACACCACCACAGAAAAAGAACTTCTTGCTatagtttttgcatttgataagttCATATTTTACCTCATTGGTTCTAAAGTCATTGTGTTTACTGACCATGCAGCTCTTAAATACTTGCTAACCAAGCAAGAATCCAAGCCTAGACTGATAAGATGGATCTTACTACTCCAAGAGGTTAATATTGAGATTAAGGATAGAAGTGGAGCAAAAAACAAGGTGGCTGACCACCTATTAAGGATCCCAAATGAGGAAGATAAAACACACAGCCCCGGGGTGAATGAGAGCTTCCCGAATGAACAGTTGATGGTGATCCAAGATGccccatggtttgcagatagaGCCAATTTCAAGGCTATTGGAGAACTACCTTCCAACATCAACAAGCACTTGAAGAGGAAGCTCATCAATGATATCAAGCATTACATTTGGGATGATTCTTACCTCTTCAAGAAATGTGCTGATGGTATCCTAAGAAGGTGCATCTCTCATGAGGAAGGACAAAGGtcctttggcattgccatgggTCTATCTTTGGAGGACATTTTAGTGGAAAAAGGACTGCAGCCAAGGTGTTACAATGTGGATTCTTTTGGCCTATAATATTCAAAGATGCAAAGGAGTTTGTGACAAGGTGCAATGAGTGTCAAAGAGCTGACAACTTACCCAAGAAGAATGAAATGCCACAGAGATTCATCATGGAGTTGGAGTTGTTTGATGTTTGGGggattgatttcatgggaccattcccaaccTCATACTCAAACAACTACATATTGGTGGTTGTGGACTATGTGTCCAAATGGGTAGAGGTCATAGCAACTTCAACAAATGATAACAAAGTGGTGATCAACTTCTTGAGGAAGAACATATTTAGCCGGTTTGGGGTTCCAAGAGCTCTTATAAGTGATGGGGAAACTCATTTTTGGAACAAGCAACTTGAGACACTCCTCCTAAAATATGGTGTCAAGCACAAGGTAGCAATCCCATACCACCCGCAAACCAATGGTCAAGCTAAAATTTCAAATAGAGAGCTTAAGAGAATCCTTGAGAAGACTATTGGAAACTCAAGAAAAGATTGGTCCAAGAAGCTAGATAATACATTATGGGCTTATAGAACAGCTTTTAAGACACACATTTGCATGTCTTCATATCAATTGGTGTTTGGAAAGGCTTGTCATCTACCAATGAGCTTGAACATAGAGCCTTTTAGGCTCTAAAAATGTTGAAATTTGATAGTCAAGCTATTGGGGAAAGAAGATTGCTGCAGCTCAATAAGTTAGATGAATTCAGATATCAAGCTTATGAAAATGCCAAGATTTACAAGGAGAAaacaaagaaatggcatgatcAAAAGCTAACAAGAAGAGAGTTTATAGAAGGTCAACAAGTACTATTGTACAACTCAAGGCTCAAGTTTTTCCCAGGAAAGTTGAAGTCAAGGTGGTCTGGCCCATTTACAGTCATCAAGGCTTCCCCTTATGGTCATGTGGAACTTATGGATGACAAAACACAGAGGACTTTCACTGTCAATGGCCACAGGCTTAAGCATTACTTGGGAGACACATTGGATGAGCAAAGGGTGAACTATTCCCTCAACTGAAGAGGAAGAatcgtcaagctagtgacgttaaagaagcactAGTTAGGAGGCACCCTAACACTCATATCCTTTCAGTTTCATGCTTTCTATAGTAGTTTATGTTTAGTCACTTAGGTTGTTTAATTTTCAGTTTCAtttgttagttaattagttgataGTTTCCTTGCtttgaattttaaaagtttttctaGCATGCTGGAAGTGCAATCTTGCATGCTATACTATATGAGGTTGATTAATTGGGCTAAGAAACTAGCTaaagagctaagtttggtgtggccactaaCCCACTTAATTTGAGCttacatcaaaataattgaattaatcTTGTAGTAAGCctaaaattaagtttggtgtgaccACCATCATAAGAGATCCATACGTACAGGCCAATTGATTTATGTTTGAAGGCAATTAGTAAGTTGTGGGTGCATAAAATGGCCACTTTATTGTGTACATATGAAATAGAAGTGAAAAATCTAAGTTTGGCATCTACAAGACACCTATTAAATGCCATTTAACTGGAAGAATATGAAGCAATTTTTTTATCACTAATGAGGGTTTATGACTGAATTTTCAGGAGAGAAGTAGGGCCCACATGACATTGATCATCCATCAAGTCAAGGAGTCAAAGTGTACTTCACACTTTGGAACTCAAAATTCTGAGGAAAGCTGAAGAGATAGGGGTTAGCGCCGCTTCCCACGCTAGGCGCCACTCCCAAGTGGGAAAATATTCAATTTTGCTATCAATTTCCACCCTCCAGATCTCTACCCTCATCCCTATAAATTACACTTACCTTTCCATCTTTTCCACACTGGAAACCTCACTACTCACAACCGAAACCCCCTTCTACACTTCTTGCTTTCTCgccttctttccttctttattCTTGCTTTAttgattgggacaatcaagtcctgagtttggtgttggagcaaACCTTTGATTTGCTTTCTCtctttgctttctttctttatctcttCATCACCCTTtttaactcttctccatcaccaTCAAATGGCACCACCAAGAGCCACCAgattaaagaaaagaaagactaAGAAAGTTGTCTCTGGCTCATCAAGATACAATGAGTTCAAGTTCCTCTCACTCATCCACCAAAATCGGTTTTATGGGTGGGTTAGTGAGAGGCAAATAATCCCTGAAGTTGGCTTCCAACTTGGGAGAGATGAGCATAGAGAGATCAATGTGGAAATCAACAATAGAGGCTGGGCACTCTTGTGCAACCCACCAAAGAAGGTGGTGGAAAGCTTGGTAAGggaattctatgccaatgctATCCCTCAACCTGGGCAACCATATGACTATCAAAGTTATGTGAGGGGGAAAAGCATCGACTACAGCCCTTCCAACATAAATAGAATGATGATGGTGAAGCACACAAGTTCCACCCGGAGCTATGAAGAAAGGGTGAAACAACTTGACCCTGGGTTTGAAGAGATCCTAAATAAGATTTGTGTCATCAATGTCTAGTGGATCAATGACAAGGATAGAAGGCTGAACCAGCTGAGAAGAAGAGATTTGAGCCCTCAAGCTAGAGGGTGGTTAGATTTTGTGAGGAGATCCCTCAACCCTACCTTCAACACTTCAGAGGTTACTTTGGAAAGAGCTGTACTAATCTACAGTATCATGAAAGGGAAAAACATCAATGTGGGGGAGATGATTGCGAACAACATTCACAAGGTGCTGAAGAGCACCAAGGATAGCACAAGACTTGAATTCCCAAGCATCATTCAAAGGCTTTGTGATGAGGCTGGAGTGGAAAAAGTAATTGATGAAACCTTGGTTGAGCAGGACAAACCAATCACAGCAAAAAAAATGGAGAAGGTGGTGGGCATAAACCCATTACAAAGAGCCATGGAACATAAGGCTCATGTGCCAAGGCCACAAGGGCCACCACAACAAGAAGAAGCTTATGTCCAAGTGCCATATCCACAACTGGCAGCACCAATTCCATAATTCCCTGAAGGTTTCAACTGGGAGGAAATACAAGGAAATATTCACCAAATGCAAGGAGACATCAACCATATGAGAGAAGATGTAAGTCAACTAAGGGAGCAACAGAAACAATGGGACCAAATCCAAGAAAGTATTCAGCAACTCCAAGGGAGTTTAGAGTACATGAAGGACCAACAAGGTCAATTCCACTGGGAAAAGATGCAAGGTAGCCTCAACAAAATCATAGAGCAAAATCAAGTGCAGCAGAGGAACCTTGCTGAATTTAGGCATCTTTATGAGGCTAGAACCACTTCAAAGAGGGAGTATGATATAAACACACAAGCGAAGCCGAATCacttgtgtaatgccatggccAACTTGAACCCCGGTTATCCAACATTCATATAAGGTATGGAAGATCTGAGTGCTAGGCAAGAAGAGATACTAGCCAAGCACAAAGAGGATGAAAGAACTTATATGAGGAGGCTAGGTTTTTGGAAGCCAGAAGACACCCCTGCACAAGAAGGAGCATCCAAGAAGAAGGATGGTGATGAGTCCTCCTCAAAGAAAAAGGATAAACGGAAAGGGCCTATGCATTGAAGctccttggtgcacgaaattgtgatcacacttttcacaactccgcacaactaaccagcaagtgcactgggtcgtccaagtaataccttacgtgagtaagggtcgatcccacagagattgtcggcttgaagcaagatatagtcatcttgtaaatctcagtcaggcagattcaaatggttatgaggttttgatagttaacagataaataaaacataaaataaaatagagatacttatgtaatttattggtgggaatttcagataagcatttggagatgctttgttgcttctgaacctttGCTTCCCTATTGCTTCCATCCAATCATGCGCACTCCCttccatagcaagctgtatgatcctcttagtgaaaatggtctggctACAATTTctgcatggctaatcaactgttggatttctcgtctcggatgaaaaagaccaggcacagctaccgcagggctaatcatctgtcggttctcacttgtgtcgaaataggatccattaatccttttgcacactgtcattgcgcccaacattcgtgagtttgaagctcctcacagtcatcccttcccagatcctactctgaataccacagacaaggtttagactttccggatctcaggaatgctgtctattgattctagcctataccacgaagatcctaatCATGGGGTCGGATGCTCTGCTGTCAAGAGAGACGATGCAAATCCGtagatcagagacccaagagagtaTACTTTGGCTGgcatccaatgactacgttggaCATCATGCAGActgctttgtggttgtcaggcacgcggaacttcgctaagcgagtactgaagatagtgggtgattgtcacgggtcaccccttcagtatgacttaactgaattaagtacgagagtatatcttggagaagaattaggcgtgaattgaaagaaaaacaatagtacttgcattaattcatgaggaacagcaaagctcctcaccttaatctatgaggtgtagaaactccaccgttgaaaatacataaaaacaaaaggtctaggcatggccgaatggccagcctcccaaatggcATAAGAATTCAATAATAGGGGAAGAAGACATGATCAATGGATCAAAAAGTGGTCCAAAGAtaaaatacaatagtcaaaaagtgctatttatactaaactagtaacctaggtttacagaaaatgagtagatagtgcagaaatccacttccggggccaacttggtgtgtgtttgggttgagatttgaagctttcacgtgcataggccatccttggagttaaacgccagctttggtgccagtttgggcgtttaactccagctttggtgctagttctggcgttttactccagaaaagggtctctggtgggtgtttggacgccagtttgggctatcaagtcttgggcaaagtatggactattatacattgctggaaagcacaagatgtcgactttccaacacaattaagagtgcgccaattgagcttctgtagctccagaaaattcacttcaagtgcagggaggtcagaatccaacagcatctgcagtcctttctcagcctttgaatcaaatttttgctcaggtccctcaatttcagccagaaaataactaaaatcaaagaaaaatacacaaactcatagtaaagtctagaaatgtgattttttcataaaaactaataaaaatatactaaaaactacctaaaaacaatgccaaaaagcgtatatattatccgctcatcacaacatcaaacttaaattgttgcttgaccccaagaaaccaaaaacaatataagataaaaagaagagaatatacaataaatcccaaaatatcaatgtagcttagttctaattagatgagcgggacttgtagctttttgcttctgaacagttttggcatctcactttatcctttgaagttcagaatgattggcatccataggaactcataattcagatagtgttattgattttcctagttcaatatgttgattcttgaacacagctacttatgagtcttggccgtgaccctaagcatcttgttttccaatattaccactggatacataaatgccacaaacacataactgggtgaacctttttagattgtgactcagctttgctagagtccccaattagaggtgtccagagttcttaagcacactctttttgctttggatcatgactttaaccactcagtctcaagcttttcacttggaccttggtttaaagagctattgggtttttcttcttttttcctttatttttttcgcaagctttgtattttttactgctttttcttgcttcaagaatcagttttatgattttttagattataattaaaatttttcttttttcattattctttcaagagccaacaattataacattcataaacttcactataaaaaatatgcactgttcaagcattcattcaaaaaacaaaaagtattgccaccacaaaataattaaactaattttcaagatagaattcgaaattcatgtacttcttgttcttttgcaattagaaacatttttcatttaagaaaggtgaaggattcatgggacattcatagcttcaaggcatagacactagacactaatgatcatgtaataaagacataaacatagacaaaacataaagcataaaaactgaaaaacagaaaaataagagcaacgaaattaaagaacgggtccaccttagtggtggcggctagttcttcctcttgaagatcatATAAAGTGTTTGAGCTCCTCattgtctctttcttgcctttgttgctcttcccttatggctctttggtcctctctaatttcatggaggataatggagtgctcttggtgctccatccttagttgctccatgctagaactcaaatctcccaaagaggtattgagttactcccaatagttgtgtggaggaaaatgcatcccttgaggtatctcagggatttcttgatgagggacttcctcatgcgcttgttgaggtccatgagtgggctctcttgtttgctccatcctctttttagtgatggacttttgagatgaatctctccatctcccatgactcagagttggaagcaactgccttccctttcctctttctaagatttctccagccttaggtgccattaacggttatggaaaaacaaaaagcaacacttttttccacaccaaacttaaaaggattgctcatcctcgagcaaaagaagaaagaaacgaggaggagaagaagaaatggaggagatggaggtgtatttatagggtaagagAGGAGAGGGAATCCGTGTGATagtgggtgggtttgggagggaaatggtttgaatttgagagGGTGAGGTAGATGGGGTTTATGGAaaatagtggatggatgtgagtggtaaagagATTATGGGGAAGggggtaggatttgataggaGAATGgagtttggggaagagtgttatggaagGTGTGAAGAAGAGTGAGAATaaggtggggtaggtagggatcctgtgggattcacagatcctgaggtgtcaataatttctcatccctgcatctttctggcgtttaaatgccctcTGTGTGgcatttctggcattaaatggCAGACCGATGcctatttctggagttaaacgctagtctGGCTGCAAGTTCTGGCGTTtgacgcccagaatgctgctagactgggcgttaaatgcctatTCTGCTACCTTTacaggcgtttaacgccagccagacacCAGATACTctttcctggcattaaacgccagtttgtatgccatttctagcatttaacgcccagaatggtaccagactgggtgttaaacgcccaattcgctagccttactggcatttaaatgccagtaagctcgtcctccaaggtgtgctattttttatgctattttttattcctgCTTTAGTTCTGTAGCTGTTTTTGtaacttcacatgatcatcaacctaaagaagacATAGACGaacactagaaaataaaaatgaaaaagtcatttatatagataaataaaattgggttgcctcccaataagcgcttctttaatgtcaatagcttgatagaaagctcttacagagcttcacagatgcttagagcatgattgtggcctcccaacaccaaacttagagtttgagtgtgggggctctgcttgactttgtattgagagaagcttttcatgcttcctctccatggttacagaggaagatccttgagccttgaacacaaggtagtcctcatttaGTTgcaggactaactctcctctatccacatcaatcatagcttttgctgtggctaggaagggtcttccaaggatgatggattcatcctcatccttcccagtgtctaggattatgaagtcagcaaggatgtaaaggccttcaacctttaccaagacatcctctacaagtccattagcctgtttcattgatttgtctgccatctctagtgagattcttggagcttgtacctcaaagatccctagtttctccattacaaagagtggcatgaggttgatacctgaccccaggtcacacaaaaccttttcaagggtcatggtgcctatggtgcaaggtattaagaactttccgGGATCCGATTTCTTTTGAGGCAATgtttgctgaatccatgtattcaGTTTATTGATGAgtaatggaggttcatcctcccaagtctcattaccaaataacttgaaATCAgtgtcttcgtcctcttcagaggaagaatattcatcagagctcatgaatggcaaaagtaagttcagtggaatctctatggtctctgtatgagcctcagattcctttggttcctcaatagggaactccttataggtcagtggacgtcccttgaggtcttcctcactaggaatCACTGCCgtttcactctctccaggttcggccacTTTGGAtgtggttatggccttgcactctcttttgcgattctcttctgtattgcttaggagagtactaggaggagtttcagtaactcttttactcagccaacccacttgtgcctccaaatttctgatggaggaccttgttttattcatgaaactgagagtggtcttagatagatcagagactatgtttgctaagccagagaggctctgctcagaattctctgtccgttgctgagaagatgatggaaaaggtttgttattgccaaacctatttctcctaccattattattattgaagccttgttgaggcttttgttgatccttccatgagaaatttggatgatttctccatgaaggattataggtgtttccataggattctcccatgtaattcacctctcccattgtaggattctcaaggtcataagcttctcctcagaggaggtggtgcacgaaattgtgatcatcaatggcgccatcaacatggtacgctcaattgcaatctcaactctttatcacaacttcgcacaactaaacagcaagtgcactgggtcgtccaagtaataaaccttacgcgagtaagggtcgatcccacagagattgttggtatggagcaagctatggtcatcttgtaaatctcagtcaggtagattcaaatggttatgaatgatttatgaataaagcataaaataaagatagagatacttatgcaattcattggtgggaatttcagataagcgtatggagatgctttgtcccttccgtctctctgctttcctactgtcttcatccaatccttcttactcctttccatggcaagctgtatgttgggcataaccgttgtcaatggctacagtcccgtcctctcagtgaaaatgttcaatgcgctctgtcacaacacggctattcagctgtcgattctcgatcatgtcagaatagaatccagtgattcttttgcgtctgtcactaacgccccacaatcgcgagtttgaagctcgtcacagtcattcaatcctcaaat from Arachis duranensis cultivar V14167 chromosome 4, aradu.V14167.gnm2.J7QH, whole genome shotgun sequence encodes:
- the LOC107484835 gene encoding uncharacterized protein LOC107484835, which produces MLKFDSQAIGERRLLQLNKLDEFRYQAYENAKIYKEKTKKWHDQKLTRREFIEGQQVLLYNSRLKFFPGKLKSRWSGPFTVIKASPYGHVELMDDKTQRTFTVNGHRLKHYLGDTLDEQRVNYSLN